The genomic DNA TGATCACGGTCGCCCCGCTGCGGCGCTTCCTGGTCAGGCACCGCTGGCCGTCGCCGCTGGCCAGCCTGGTCAGCCTGCTGGCGATCTACGCCCTCGTGATCGTGATCCTCGGCTCCGTGGTGTGGTCGGTGTTCAAGCTCGTGGAGAAGCTCCCCGACTACGCCACCGCCTTCAACCGCATCTTCCAGTCGCTGCTCGGCGTGGCCGACCGCCTGGGCTACGGCCAGGAGCAGATCCAGAAGCTGGCGGGCTCCTTCCAGCTGACCAGCCTGGCCGGCCCTGCGCAGACCCTGCTCAGCGGCGTCACCAGCTTCGGCTCGCTGCTGGTGCTGATCGTCGCGGTCGTGATCTTCATGGCCTTCGACCAGGCCGACATCGGCGAGCGCCTCGCGCTCATCCGCCGCACCCGCCCGCACATCGCCGACGGGCTGCAGAACTTCGCCGACCGCGTCCGGAAGTACTGGGTCGTGACCACGATCTTCGGCCTGATCGTCGCGGTGCTCGACACCGTGGCGCTGCTCATCATCGGCGTGCCGCTGGCGTTGACGTGGGGCGTGCTCGCCTTCGTGACCAACTACATCCCCAACATCGGCTTCGTGCTCGGCGTCATCCCGCCCGCCCTCATCGCCCTGCTCGACGGCGGTCCGGGCAGCGCCCTGGCCGTGGTGATCGTCTACACCGCGCTCAACGTCATCATCCAGACGATCATCCAGC from Microlunatus sagamiharensis includes the following:
- a CDS encoding AI-2E family transporter; its protein translation is MPGQNSKPRSPSVQAPPDTPPVAGQPQAPVFFGILLLAGLVIIGVGLKSTASIVAPVFLVLTLVITVAPLRRFLVRHRWPSPLASLVSLLAIYALVIVILGSVVWSVFKLVEKLPDYATAFNRIFQSLLGVADRLGYGQEQIQKLAGSFQLTSLAGPAQTLLSGVTSFGSLLVLIVAVVIFMAFDQADIGERLALIRRTRPHIADGLQNFADRVRKYWVVTTIFGLIVAVLDTVALLIIGVPLALTWGVLAFVTNYIPNIGFVLGVIPPALIALLDGGPGSALAVVIVYTALNVIIQTIIQPRFTGDAVGISGTVAFISLIFWAYLLGGLGALLAIPATLFLKSTLLDNSVPASWLSALISSSPKKDQPQTPRKLAGASAQERPAKT